Below is a window of Halolamina sp. CBA1230 DNA.
CTCGCCGCCGTGGACGTTCACCATCGCCTTGTTCGAGAACGGCGAGCGCGTCGGGACGAACGCGTAGGAGCGTAGGTCGACCCGGCCCGCATAGGCTGCCATCGACTGCCCGGCGTTGCCCGGCGACGCGCAGGCGACGAGATCAGCACCGGCCGCGTCGGCGGCGGTCACGGCCGCCGAGAGCCCGCGGTCCAGCACCGAGCCCGTGGGATTTCGGGCCTCGTCCTTGATCTCCACGCCGCCGAGATCCAGTTCGTCGGCGATCCGCGGCGCGTCGACGCTGGGGGTGCCACCCTCCGCCGCGGAGAGGGCGTCCGCGGCCGGGAACGGCAGCACGGCGTCGCGGTCCCACGCCCGCGGGCCCGCGCGAACCTGCTCGGGGTCCACGCGGTCGAGGTCGTACTTCGGCACGCGTGGCGCGCCGCAGTCCGGGCACGGACCGGCGCCGGCGATGGCTTCGGGGTCGGCGTCGTCGACCGTCAGGCTGGCGCCGCAGTCGGTGCAGGCGAGTCCGACGAACGCGTCGCTGAACATGGATCGACGGTCGGGCGGGGGTGGGAAGGGCTTGCCGGAACGGGGCGACGACACGTTCGCCATCGACTCCGGCAGGCCTTTAGCCGAACCGCCCCAACTCCGAGACATGACTGGTGTGCGCGTGGCCGGCGTGGGGTTGACCCAGTTCGGCTCGCACCCCGAACGGACCGGCCGTGACCTGTTCGCCGAGGCGGCGGTGAACGCCCGCGAGGACGCGGGCGTCCCGCTCGACGATATCGAGCAGTTGAACGTCGGCAACTTCGCCGGCGCGCTCTCGGAGGGCCAGGGCCACATGGCGCCGCTGCTCGCGGAAGCCGCCGGTCTCGACTGCCCGGCGACGCGCTACGAGGAGGCGTGTGCCTCCGCCGGCGTCGCCGTCCGCGAGGGCGTCCGGACCGTGCGCTCCGGCGAGGCGGACGTGGTGCTCGCCGGCGGCGTGGAGCGGATGACGAACCAGAGCACCGAGGAGGCGACGGAGATGCTGGCGATCGCCGCCGACGAACTGTTCGAGGTCCGCGCCGGCGTGACGTTCCCGGCGGCGTACGCGCTGATGGCGACCGCCTACGCCGAGAGCTTCGGCGTCGACGAGGACGACCTCAAGACTGACCTCGCCAATATCGCCTCGAAGAACCACGACAACGCGATCCCCAACGAGTACGCCCAGTACCAGCGCGAACTCACGGTGCAGGAGGCGCTTTCCGCCCCGCCGGTCGCGGAGCCGCTGGGGCTGTTCGACTGCTG
It encodes the following:
- a CDS encoding thiolase domain-containing protein; translation: MTGVRVAGVGLTQFGSHPERTGRDLFAEAAVNAREDAGVPLDDIEQLNVGNFAGALSEGQGHMAPLLAEAAGLDCPATRYEEACASAGVAVREGVRTVRSGEADVVLAGGVERMTNQSTEEATEMLAIAADELFEVRAGVTFPAAYALMATAYAESFGVDEDDLKTDLANIASKNHDNAIPNEYAQYQRELTVQEALSAPPVAEPLGLFDCCPITDGASAILLVSDEYAAEHDLDAEVAVVGTGQGTDRMALQDRDHLARTPAADDAAAMAYDEAGIAAADVDVAEVHDCFTIAEVLAIESLGLYEPGEGLGAARRGETRADGETPVNLSGGLKAKGHPVGATGGSQIAELTRLLRGDHPNSDEVTDAEVGVTHNAGGTVASAVVHVLEVAE